In a single window of the Oscarella lobularis chromosome 4, ooOscLobu1.1, whole genome shotgun sequence genome:
- the LOC136186267 gene encoding interaptin-like: MQANPTPDFDGTQTTALFAMNEEESTMAVVPATTSLSSSSLADSHAIRTCLSSQQSQIVAQQRGQAIMNESSQYFDYSDAQVKRVNDIHLSLYQDLGRFEQETASVKFALKEKERALQDYSQRSDSQKKSIGDLQFKCEYLTSALANEKINQEEMKRKIKASREMCLALNAQADRIMDSLRRSENDRDEMRLQQECYTKKYEDLTEKVLQLEEAHAKKVLDLATSYDRDMSRCSKKEDELNLAIEAMKNEALEREADNRRLVDKCAQYELDVESLKTFIETLDALLTATRKEFESSKAERSKEVECYRKSGARLSEQISLLQTELETVASEKAAQEAEYIEKEMKNRGEKEKMQQVVKSAEKNMRQTREEAASLEQARALLQNQLNETAAEKESLLRTQEEKSEEFQTCKANLESQLDCTANKLAISANRLSELEKVKAELETQKDNLQVDFEELKEQWEKYREQNEEMTAKLSTCNEEIKSKTIQIQELKSEVDETRRQKEDALTDFDVLKKKCKNKEEALDKAKADHRKGVEAMQQSKEKMQDDIKMNELQWKTALDECKAERERRLQESSEAHEKELAELERQVEAEKKKAENALVKKEELEQKVAEQSKRLKDFDSKTKANKAEERARERKMKQELKSAEKRMSALEKELEHKTSALENISQEKNLLQDEMQSFKQREEKLAEEKSSLNEDIRILEDEKKELQSTTATLRGEVNSLKAANMKQEKASEEKLQKGDAENRKLKALIAEKDEKISALDCRRKEQVADQESKQKKLEADIEQYQSRLAQSESELKALRGIKKELEKSQAKELFDSKKRQDLEEEVKRLKTELNLVRKELNNELLAKKTMAEELHDKECEVKRLKQLVPATPPAGVVPSTLKASRAPRRAVTGVSTSRSSRHAVTEVSTPRRANVAQASPLQGPSCPSPPPPPPPPPPPPPPPPEASRARRGILKPAGQDSAPRGARSSSLPRKAVVFKEAEKRKSERSSKRGRLQHDMPLSPLRQTKKVCTDETDVFNRLFAESDASFFGTNPPTTSAQSKLRPKRKTLSADWYDTDPVYRFDDDGSDK; the protein is encoded by the exons ATGCAAGCGAACCCGACTCCGGATTTCGACGGCACCCAGACGACAGCTCTCTTCGCTatgaacgaagaagaatcgaCGATGGCCGTCGTTCCCgccacgacgtcgttgtcgtcgtcgtcgttggcggaCTCTCACGCGATTCGCACGTGTTTGTCGTCCCAGCAGTCGCAAATCGTCGCCCAGCAGCGCGGACAGGCGATCATGAATGAATCGAGTCAAT ATTTTGATTACTCTGACGCCCAAGTGAAGCGAGTGAACGACATACACTTGTCGCTGTATCAGGATTTGGGTCGATTCGAacaagagacggcgtcggTGAAATTTGCtctcaaagaaaag GAACGTGCACTTCAAGACTACTCGCAAAGAAGTGACAGCCAGAAGAAAAGCATAGGCGATCTCCAA TTCAAATGCGAGTACCTAACGTCGGCGTTGGCAAACGAGAAAATCAATCAGGAAGAAATGAAGCGCAA GATCAAAGCAAGTAGAGAAATGTGTCTGGCATTGAACGCTCAAGCGGACCGAATAATGGACTCCCTTAGAAGAA GCGAAAATGATCGAGACGAGATGAGACTTCAGCAGGAATgctacacaaaaaaatatGAG GATCTCACTGAAAAAGTGTTGCAGTTAGAGGAGGCCCACGCTAAGAAAGTGCTTGACTTAGCAACATCTT ATGACCGTGACATGTCGCGTTGctcgaaaaaagaagacgaattgaATTTGGCTATTGAAGCGATGAAAAACGAA GCACTTGAACGGGAGGCCGAcaatcgacgtctcgtcgacaaGTGTGCACAGTACGAATTAGACGTGGAATCGCTGAAGACGT TTATAGAAACGTTGGACGCATTGCTCACGGCGACTCGTAAGGAGTTCGAGAGTAGCAAAGCGGAAAGATCAAAGGAGGTTGAATGCTATAGA AAGAGTGGTGCTCGTTTATCAGAACAAATCAGTTTACTCCAAACGGAACTAGAAACGGTGGCGTCCGAGAAAGCAGCGCAGGAGGCTGAATACATCGAGAAGGAGATGAAGAATCgaggcgagaaagagaagatgcAGCAGGTCGTCAAAAGCGCTGAGAAAAACATGAGGCAAACTCGAGAAGA GGCGGCGTCTTTGGAACAGGCTCGCGCTTTACtccaaaatcaattaaacGAGACGGCAGCGGAGAAAG AGAGTCTACTTCGAACTCaggaggagaagagcgaGGAATTTCAGACGTGCAAA GCTAATTTGGAGAGTCAGCTTGACTGCACAGCCAATAAACTGGCTATTTCTGCCAATCGATTGAGTGAACTTGAGAAAGTCAAAGCTGAATTGGAGACTCAAAAGGACAATCTACAA GTCGATTTTGAAGAACTGAAGGAACAGTGGGAAAAGTACCGAGagcaaaacgaagaaatgaCGGCAAAGCTTTCCACGTGCAATGAAGAGATCAAATCAAAAACG ATCCAAATTCAAGAATTAAAATCAGAAGTCGATGAAACCAGAAGACAGAAGGAAGATGCTCTGACGGATTTCGACgtgctgaaaaagaaatgcaaGAACAAAGAAGAGGCGTTGGATAAAGCGAAG GCGGATCATCGCAAAGGCGTAGAAGCCATGCAGCAGAGTAAGGAAAAAATGCAAGACGACATAAAA ATGAATGAGCTTCAGTGGAAGACTGCACTTGACGAGTGTAAggcagaaagagagagacgtcTGCAAGAGTCGAGTGAAGCACACGAGAAAGAACTGGCAGAACTTGAGCGGCAAGTTGAGgctgagaagaagaaagcagag AATGCTCTCGTAAAGAAGGAAGAACTCGA GCAGAAAGTCGCCGAGCAGTCTAAGCGTTTGAAGGATTTTGATAGCAAGACGAAAGCAAACAAAGCTGAAGAGAGAGCGCGC GAACGAAAAATGAAGCAAGAATTAAAGTCAGCCGAGAAGAGAATGTCTGCTTTGGAAAAGGAACTTGAACACAAGACGTCGGCtctagaaaatatttcacaagaaaagaatttgttGCAAGATGAG ATGCAATCTTTCAAGCAAAGAGAGGAGAAGCTTGCCGAAGAGAAGAGCTCTCTAAACGAAGAC ATACGTATTCTCGAGGAtgagaaaaaggaattgCAGTCTACTACAGCGACGTTACGGGGCGAA GTCAATTCTCTCAAAGCAGCAAATATGAAGCAAGAGAAAGCCTCTGAGGAAAAG TTGCAGAAAGGAGACGCTGAAAACAGGAAATTGAAGGCACTGATtgctgaaaaagacgaaaag ATATCTGCACTTGATTGCAGGCGCAAAGAGCAGGTAGCAGATCAGGAAAGCAAGCAAAAGAAACTGGAAGCCGACATTGAACAATACCAA AGTCGCTTGGCTCAAAGCGAGTCAGAATTGAAGGCTCTCCGAGGCATCAAGAAGGAACTGGAGAAG AGTCAAGCGAAGGAATTATTCGATTCGAAAAAGAGGCAGgatttggaagaagaagtgaaAAGATTGAAAACGGAATTG AACCTAGTCCGGAAAGAGCTCAACAACGAATTGCTcgcaaagaagacgatggcTGAAGAACTTCACGACAAG GAATGCGAAGTCAAACGACTTAAGCAGCTG GTTCCCGCAACCCCGCCCGCCGGCGTCGTACCGTCGACGTTGAAAGCGTCGCGCGCTCCTCGTCGCGCGGTGACGGgggtttcgacgtcgcgctctTCTCGTCACGCGGTGACGGAGGTTTCGACGCCGCGCAGGGCGAATGTCGCGCAGGCGTCGCCGTTGCAGGGCCCATCGTGtccgtctccgccgccgccgccaccgccgccgccaccaccgccaccaccacctcCTGAAGCGTCAAGAGCCCGTCGGGGTATACTGAAGCCGGCTGGGCAGGATAGTGCTCCTCGTggcgcgcgatcgtcgtctttacCAC
- the LOC136186734 gene encoding sentrin-specific protease 1-like, translating into MKRGSEAVARDEGAKRRKTTFTTNIYDFLVTGMDKVKALFHRKRPDSLENAPPTTQMAIGATGRPKPEVIDLTGDDEPARKPLIPKSFVPQRTLPLHKRYPPKTSLPKTAAATATAEPLIRPKEKAAYISRLSKFLDPRSWSYKRPCRSHRAVAAKREEKNKEKEMWESIMSGMGVPTKPGFPTAVPTETPQQRSRHDYKHISRVVKPQGVVIDDDIEEKDLAKSSSESAHSNWHFTARSSLSNESRPTWNPSVDSGRTNGLSDTIEVIEIPDSPSPPSSEASKPEKPTKRFIHQKYDPSWLQRQREDVERSRSATNACSTQIRKQQETIAEEKNALDREIALKISKLEIESRLKKKKKTPKLPPLPADHASIVESAWNSNDDPDEVFATAYSISIKRRDLQTLNGASWLNDEVINFYLNLLATRSGVDESLPSVHVMSTFFYQKLSSAGYKGVQRWTRRVDIFAKDMVLVPIHLGMHWCLAVVDFARKSLVYYDSLRGENSACLNALAGYVCSESVNKKGVEFSLDDWTICCAADVPEQQNGSDCGVFACQYAEFLSRRCSFAFSQQDMPYFRKKMVYEIVTKKLLN; encoded by the coding sequence ATGAAACGGGGCTCTGAGGCCGTAGCGAGAGACGAAGGCgcaaaaagaaggaagaCAACTTTTACGACAAACATTTACGACTTTCTTGTCACGGGAATGGACAAAGTCAAGGCTCTATTCCACAGAAAACGACCGGATTCGCTAGAAAACGCTCCCCCGACCACCCAAATGGCAATCGGAGCAACGGGAAGGCCGAAGCCAGAGGTCATCGACTTGACGGGAGACGACGAACCGGCTCGAAAGCCTCTCATTCCGAAATCGTTCGTTCCCCAGCGCACGTTACCTCTCCACAAACGCTACCCTCCCAAAACATCTCTGCCcaaaacagcagcagcaacagcaacagcagaaCCATTGATACGACccaaagaaaaagcagcGTACATAAGCAGATTGTCTAAATTTCTCGACCCGCGATCGTGGTCATACAAACGACCATGTCGCTCCCatcgtgccgtcgccgcgaaacgagaggaaaagaacaaggagaaagaaatgtGGGAAAGCATTATGTCCGGAATGGGCGTGCCAACGAAACCGGGATTTCCTACAGCAGTGCCAACAGAAACGCCACAGCAGCGCAGTCGTCACGACTACAAGCATATTTCGCGAGTGGTGAAACCTCAAGGGGTTGTCATTGACGACGAtatcgaagagaaagacttGGCAAAGAGTTCCAGTGAGTCGGCGCATAGTAACTGGCATTTCACCGCAAGGAGTAGTCTCAGCAATGAGAGTCGTCCTACCTGGAATCCCAGTGTCGACTCAGGAAGAACTAACGGTCTTTCTGATACCATCGAAGTCATCGAAATACCGGATTCTCCTTCGCCGCCCTCGTCAGAAGCGAGCAAACCCGAGAAACCGACGAAGCGTTTCATTCACCAGAAATACGACCCAAGTTGGCTGCAGAGGCAACGGGAAGATGTCGAGCGTTCGCGCAGTGCAACGAACGCTTGTTCGACGCAAATACGCAAGCAACAGGAAACGATAGCCGAGGAGAAGAACGCTTTGGATCGCGAAATCGCACTCAAAATCAGCAAACTCGAAATCGAATCGcgactgaagaagaagaaaaaaacgccaaAACTTCCTCCGCTTCCCGCCGACCACGCGTCAatcgtcgaatcggcgtGGAACTCGAACGACGACCCCGACGAAGTGTTTGCGACCGCCTACAGCATTTCGATCAAACGTCGCGACTTGCAGACGCTCAACGGCGCCAGTTGGCTCAACGACGAAGTGATCAACTTCTACCTCAATCTtctcgcgacgcgttcgggcgtcgacgagtcgttgCCGAGCGTTCACGTCatgtcgacgtttttctatCAGAAGCTCTCCTCTGCTGGATATAAGGGCGTTCAACGTTggacgcgtcgcgtcgatatATTCGCTAAGGATATGGTGCTCGTGCCGATTCATCTCGGGATGCATTGgtgtctcgccgtcgtcgattttgcgcGGAAGTCGTTGGTTTATTACGATTCGTTGCGTGGCGAGAATTCGGCGTGTTTGAATGCGTTGGCTGGTTACGTGTGCAGCGAGTCCGTCAATAAGAAAGGTGTCGAGTTTAGTTTGGACGATTGGACGATTTGTTGTGCCGCCGATGTGCCGGAGCAGCAGAACGGGTCCGATTGCGGCGTATTTGCGTGTCAGTATGCCGAGTTTTTGTCGCGACGGTGCTCGTTTGCGTTCAGCCAACAGGACATGCCGTatttcagaaagaaaatggtTTACGAGATAGTGACTAAGAAACTGCTTAATTAG
- the LOC136185594 gene encoding tektin-like protein 1, whose product MAEESRMKPIGPESWQCGTIKQIKLSQAVLARAGKGVYASKSMDVLPSLRDTMIQGNNQRIHGYVREVRGVASNLTTCLGNVNEEIKSLTRCKERIEKALEYRRKDIALNSQSSKIRGRRPQREKDSDGADELLSAERVHLFVLKHKLEGQLDRVQGHLQMLASLRSQLLAAIQERSRVLQLTCRARSSVALCGGERTVSRRDPVSIEADPLGAFTPDCSMLVNETATGLETGKKVRAEAASVVSHTERLQKASHDSVNEGLTRKLAETITLKQHLQLAVGDTRASIQKANRWHDVQRLARGYTMGPVSYADISTRERLNRPLVRLYQSHPGTDLPEARRLVRADGGLDRSIAETQRNVGLLTLAKAGLQEDVRDKRAAAGIDGRIVRLRRSKADHRWVGVN is encoded by the exons ATGGCCGAGGAAAGCCGCATGAAGCCTATAGGACCCGAATCGTGGCAATGTGGCACGATCAAGCAAATCAAACTCTCCCAGGCCGTGCTCGCAAGAGCGGGCAAAGGCGTTTACGCGAGCAAATCAATGGACGTCCTGCCGTCACTCCGCGACACAATGATACAGGGCAACAATCAACGAATACACGGCTACGTCAGAGAGGTGCGAGGCGTGGCGTCCAATCTGACGACCTGTCTCGGCAACGTGAACGAAGAAATTAAATCATTGACGCGATGCAAGGAGAGAATCGAAAAGGCGCTCGAGTACCGACGAAAAGACATTGCACTAAATAGCCAATCATCCAAAATACGAGGAAGAAGACCCCAAAGAGAAAAG GATTCTGATGGCGCTGACGAGCTTCTGTCTGCCGAGCGCGTTCATCTGTTTGTGCTGAAGCACAAGCTTGAAGGCCAGCTCGACAGAGTGCAGGGCCACTTGCAGATGCTCGCCTCGCTGCGAAGTCAACTTCTGGCCGCGATTCAAGAACGATCACGCGTGCTTCAGCTGACGTGTCGGGCTCGCTCGTCGGTCGCTCTCTGCGGCGGCGAGCGGACAGTCTCGCGACGCGATCCCGTGTCGATCGAGGCGGACCCGTTGGGAGCGTTCACGCCCGACTGTTCGATGTTGGTCAACGAAACCGCAACGGGATTGGAAACGGGGAAAAAGGTGCGAGCCGAGGCGGCGTCGGTCGTGAGTCACACCGAGCGGCTGCAGAAAGCCTCGCACGATTCCGTCAACGAGGGGTTGACAAGGAAACTAGCCGAAACAATCACACTAAAG CAACATCTTCAGCTTGCCGTTGGCGACACGAGGGCTTCTATACAGAAAGCCAATCGTTGGCATGATGTTCAGCGTTTGGCTAGAGGATATACCATG GGTCCTGTTTCTTATGCGGACATTAGCACTCGCGAACGACTGAATCGTCCGCTTGTTCGCCTCTACCAGAGTCATCCCGGAACGGATCTGCCGGAAGCGAGGCGGCTCGTGAGAGCCGACGGCGgactcgatcgatcgatagCCGAGACTCAACGCAACGTTGGCCTTTTGACATTAGCCAAGGCCGGACTCCAGGAGGACGTGCGCGACAAGAGAGCGGCAGCCGGAATCGACGGAAGAATCGTGAGACTGAGGAGAAGTAAGGCCGATCATCGGTGGGTCGGTgtcaattga